A portion of the Acidisarcina polymorpha genome contains these proteins:
- a CDS encoding DeoR/GlpR family DNA-binding transcription regulator: protein MLTTHRKQQILSLLKENGQVVAKHVSQLMGVSEDTIRRDLREMAQEGLLQRVHGGALPASPATADFARRESITSEGKLAIGRAAAKMIQPGQVVILDGGTTARQLARHIPHDLRATIVTHSPTVALELIEHPLAEVILIGGRLFKHSIVAVGAAAIESIEQIHADTFFMGVTGVHPKAGLTTGDYEEAAVKRALSRAAAETIVLASSEKLNAASPYVVVSLAGISGIITERATPAVLTMPYEKMNIQITRA, encoded by the coding sequence ATGTTGACCACGCATCGCAAACAGCAAATCCTCTCGCTCCTCAAAGAAAATGGCCAGGTTGTGGCGAAGCACGTCAGCCAGTTGATGGGCGTCTCGGAAGACACGATTCGGCGCGACCTGAGGGAGATGGCCCAGGAGGGCCTCTTACAAAGAGTTCATGGCGGCGCTTTGCCGGCATCTCCAGCAACCGCTGACTTCGCGCGGCGGGAGTCCATTACCTCCGAAGGCAAACTCGCCATCGGTCGAGCAGCAGCGAAGATGATTCAACCCGGCCAGGTGGTCATTCTGGATGGGGGGACCACTGCTCGCCAACTCGCCCGGCACATCCCACACGACCTGAGAGCAACGATTGTCACTCATAGTCCGACGGTGGCTCTGGAACTTATCGAACATCCATTGGCGGAGGTCATCCTCATTGGGGGCCGTCTTTTCAAACACTCTATTGTGGCTGTCGGCGCGGCGGCGATCGAGTCGATTGAACAGATTCATGCCGACACCTTCTTTATGGGGGTGACCGGCGTCCATCCTAAAGCCGGCTTGACGACTGGCGACTACGAGGAAGCTGCGGTGAAACGAGCGTTGAGTCGGGCAGCGGCAGAGACTATCGTGCTCGCTTCCTCCGAGAAGCTCAATGCCGCGTCCCCTTATGTCGTCGTGTCGCTTGCTGGAATCAGTGGAATTATCACAGAGCGAGCCACGCCGGCGGTGCTGACCATGCCTTACGAAAAGATGAATATCCAGATCACACGAGCTTGA
- a CDS encoding NUDIX domain-containing protein, whose translation MIDALQGYSMNERVRIKKVETLSADWYVLKKTTFDFLRSDGSWQQQSRETYDRGNGAAILLYNADQRTVVLTRQFRFPAFVNRHPGLLIEAVAGLLDEASPEDRIKAEVEEETGYRVHHVRKIFEAFMSPGSVTEKLYFFVAEYDASSRVTAGGGNEAEGEDIEVLELRIEEAIQGISSGVIQDGKTIMLLQHACLYIFNRTERGPQHV comes from the coding sequence ATGATCGATGCTCTGCAGGGTTACTCCATGAACGAACGGGTGCGAATCAAGAAGGTCGAGACGCTGTCCGCTGATTGGTACGTGCTAAAGAAAACGACTTTTGATTTTCTGCGAAGCGACGGTAGTTGGCAGCAGCAGAGCCGGGAGACCTATGACCGAGGCAATGGCGCCGCCATCCTGCTCTACAACGCCGACCAGCGCACTGTTGTGCTCACCCGGCAATTTCGGTTTCCGGCCTTCGTCAATCGACATCCGGGGTTGCTCATAGAGGCAGTCGCGGGGCTGCTCGACGAGGCCAGTCCGGAGGACCGGATCAAGGCCGAGGTTGAGGAGGAAACCGGCTATCGTGTGCACCACGTCCGCAAGATTTTTGAAGCGTTCATGAGTCCAGGTTCGGTCACGGAGAAGCTCTATTTCTTTGTAGCCGAGTACGACGCCAGCAGCAGAGTGACAGCGGGCGGCGGAAATGAAGCAGAGGGTGAGGATATCGAAGTTCTCGAGCTCCGAATCGAGGAAGCCATACAAGGGATTAGCAGCGGAGTGATCCAGGATGGCAAGACCATCATGCTTCTGCAGCACGCTTGCCTATACATCTTCAATCGGACTGAACGGGGACCCCAGCATGTCTAA
- a CDS encoding DUF4406 domain-containing protein, which yields MSNRSLMILIAGPYRSGTDDDPELMAQNLRALESVTLPLFRAGHIPLIGEWIALPLLREAGSVRPGDAIYDEILYPIANRLLSRCDAVLRLPGASKGADEDVRLARDRGLRVFENLAEVPGCA from the coding sequence ATGTCTAACCGGTCGCTGATGATCCTAATAGCTGGTCCATACCGGTCTGGTACAGACGACGATCCGGAACTGATGGCGCAGAATCTGCGCGCGCTGGAATCCGTGACGCTCCCCCTTTTTCGCGCCGGGCACATCCCGCTCATTGGCGAATGGATTGCCTTACCACTGCTTCGAGAAGCAGGCTCAGTTCGCCCCGGAGACGCCATTTACGATGAGATCCTTTATCCGATCGCAAACCGCCTCCTTAGCCGCTGTGATGCTGTACTCCGTCTTCCCGGCGCTTCGAAGGGAGCCGACGAAGATGTACGCCTTGCTCGGGATAGAGGGCTACGGGTCTTCGAAAACTTAGCTGAAGTGCCGGGGTGCGCTTGA
- a CDS encoding enolase C-terminal domain-like protein encodes MYRNQRPCETSGDSKKGERLSLSDIQITEVRVLDLRFPTSRAKIGSDAVNKDPDYSAAYVILETNSDLVGYGLTFTLGRGTELCVSAAQYLARYVRGRLLSSITDDLGAFSRQLTNDSQFRWLGPEKGVIHLAAAALINAVWDLYARVEAKPLWQLVADMTPEEIVRTIDFRYIDDAITSEWAIEHLKQKRTGFNERLEVLKQSGYPAYTTSAGWFGYSDDEIRQLCRDGLADGWTHFKLKVGGEPLHDKRRAALIRSEIGTSNKLMMDANQKWGVEEAVRRTRELAEFDPWWMEEPTSPDDILGHARIKREVSPVRIATGEHCQNRVFFKQLMQANAIDVCQIDSCRLAGVGENLAVMLMAARFEIPVCPHAGGVGLCEYVQHLSAIDYLCISGSMENRVTEFVDHLHEHFVDPVRIRNAHYVLPAVPGYSIEMYPQTLRDYNYPDGSVWKKLGASGG; translated from the coding sequence ATGTACCGCAATCAGCGGCCTTGCGAGACATCTGGAGACAGTAAGAAAGGGGAACGTTTGAGTCTTTCCGATATACAAATCACCGAGGTGCGCGTGCTCGATCTTCGGTTTCCTACGTCTCGGGCGAAAATTGGTTCGGACGCCGTCAATAAGGACCCGGACTACTCAGCCGCCTATGTCATTTTGGAGACAAATAGCGACCTTGTTGGGTATGGTCTGACATTTACCCTGGGCCGCGGAACGGAGCTCTGTGTTAGCGCCGCTCAGTACCTTGCACGCTATGTTCGCGGCCGTCTTCTGAGTTCGATCACGGATGATCTCGGCGCCTTCTCACGGCAGCTCACCAATGATAGCCAGTTCCGGTGGCTCGGGCCGGAGAAGGGAGTGATTCACCTTGCCGCGGCCGCCCTGATCAACGCCGTCTGGGACCTCTACGCTCGAGTCGAAGCCAAACCTCTATGGCAGCTGGTCGCCGATATGACGCCCGAAGAGATCGTCCGAACCATCGATTTTCGTTACATCGACGACGCTATCACTTCGGAATGGGCAATTGAACACCTGAAACAAAAACGAACTGGCTTTAACGAGCGGCTCGAGGTTCTCAAGCAATCTGGCTATCCTGCGTACACCACGTCAGCCGGCTGGTTCGGTTATTCCGATGATGAGATTCGGCAGCTATGCCGCGACGGCCTTGCCGATGGATGGACCCACTTCAAGCTCAAGGTAGGCGGCGAGCCTCTGCACGACAAACGACGAGCGGCGCTCATTCGAAGCGAGATCGGTACCAGCAATAAACTCATGATGGATGCCAACCAGAAGTGGGGCGTCGAGGAAGCGGTCCGACGGACGCGTGAGCTGGCTGAGTTCGACCCCTGGTGGATGGAGGAGCCCACGAGCCCCGATGATATTCTCGGCCACGCGCGCATAAAACGCGAGGTGTCACCGGTTCGAATCGCGACTGGTGAGCACTGCCAGAACCGCGTCTTCTTTAAACAACTTATGCAAGCGAATGCCATCGACGTATGTCAAATTGATAGTTGCCGACTGGCTGGAGTTGGCGAAAACCTGGCCGTCATGCTGATGGCTGCTCGCTTTGAAATTCCGGTTTGCCCGCACGCTGGCGGTGTGGGATTGTGCGAATATGTGCAACATCTGTCCGCAATCGATTACCTCTGTATCTCCGGTTCCATGGAAAACCGGGTCACAGAATTTGTGGACCATCTTCATGAGCACTTCGTGGATCCGGTCCGCATCCGAAATGCCCATTATGTGTTGCCTGCGGTGCCGGGTTATAGCATAGAAATGTACCCGCAGACATTGCGGGACTACAACTACCCGGACGGAAGCGTTTGGAAGAAGCTCGGCGCGTCAGGAGGATGA
- a CDS encoding fucose isomerase, with amino-acid sequence MNQPSGPTRTNEVLLVASGDLRQSANKVCWPAQAEMEVRLTEAFAQEGAILRRAHPYMEHLEHGFIFNQRMGMDVFATIDPNAPLVVAEAVWQYSNHVLAGLNSHRGPILTVANWSGQWPGLVGMLNLNGCLYKSGVQFSTLWSKDFTDDFFRRGLRQWLQEKRIDHDLSHVHELHISELPKADADLGVALADELMTRKAIIGVFDEGCMGMYNAIIEDYLLHPTGIYKERLSQSALVAEMREVSEEEAQRVRDWLDASGLTFRTGKNEETDLTDNQILEQCKMYIAALRIADQFGCEAIGIQYQQGLKDMAPASDLVEGLLNNAERPPAYDKSGKELYAARPLPHFNEVDECAGLDAVVTNRVWSAMQLDPATTLHDVRWGESYQGDGINGFVWLFQISGAAPASHFIDGYKGAVSERQPPMYFRLGGGTLKGICKPGEIIWSRVFVEGGKLHADLGRATVVALPLQETERRWKSVTSQWPIMHAMLHGVSRDQFMARHHANHLNVAYVPSSDVAKKALAAKAAMMLHLGIRVNLCGTEA; translated from the coding sequence ATGAATCAGCCCAGCGGGCCAACAAGGACAAACGAGGTGCTACTGGTTGCCAGCGGAGATCTTCGGCAATCAGCGAATAAGGTTTGCTGGCCAGCACAGGCAGAGATGGAAGTCCGGCTGACAGAAGCCTTTGCTCAGGAAGGAGCCATTCTCCGGCGGGCGCATCCCTATATGGAGCATCTTGAGCACGGCTTCATCTTCAATCAGCGAATGGGGATGGATGTTTTCGCGACCATCGACCCTAACGCGCCACTTGTGGTCGCGGAGGCGGTATGGCAGTACAGTAACCACGTACTTGCCGGCCTTAACAGCCATCGTGGTCCTATTTTGACGGTTGCGAATTGGTCGGGACAATGGCCTGGTCTCGTCGGCATGCTCAATCTAAACGGCTGCCTTTATAAGTCTGGAGTGCAGTTCAGCACGCTGTGGAGCAAGGATTTCACCGATGATTTCTTTCGCCGAGGTCTGCGCCAGTGGCTGCAGGAAAAGAGAATCGATCACGATCTCAGCCATGTGCACGAACTGCACATCTCTGAGTTGCCGAAGGCTGATGCAGACTTAGGAGTGGCCCTCGCTGACGAATTGATGACGCGCAAAGCCATTATTGGGGTTTTCGATGAGGGCTGCATGGGCATGTACAACGCGATTATCGAAGATTACCTGCTTCATCCTACCGGCATTTACAAAGAACGCCTTAGTCAATCGGCATTGGTGGCGGAGATGCGGGAAGTCTCCGAGGAAGAGGCACAGCGGGTTCGCGACTGGCTGGATGCGAGCGGCCTTACCTTCCGGACCGGCAAGAATGAAGAAACCGATCTAACGGACAACCAAATCCTTGAGCAATGCAAGATGTACATTGCGGCATTGCGAATCGCCGATCAATTCGGATGTGAAGCGATCGGTATTCAATACCAGCAGGGATTAAAGGACATGGCCCCGGCATCGGATTTGGTCGAGGGTCTGCTTAACAATGCAGAGCGGCCTCCCGCATACGACAAGTCCGGCAAGGAGTTGTATGCTGCACGTCCGCTCCCGCACTTTAACGAAGTCGATGAGTGCGCCGGTCTCGATGCGGTCGTGACGAACCGCGTCTGGAGTGCAATGCAACTTGACCCGGCGACCACCTTGCATGATGTGCGTTGGGGCGAGAGCTATCAGGGTGACGGCATCAACGGATTCGTCTGGCTGTTTCAGATCTCGGGCGCCGCGCCGGCCTCTCATTTCATCGACGGTTACAAGGGGGCAGTCAGCGAACGACAGCCTCCCATGTATTTTCGCCTAGGCGGCGGAACGTTAAAGGGGATCTGCAAGCCCGGAGAAATCATTTGGAGTCGAGTGTTTGTCGAAGGCGGCAAGCTCCATGCCGATCTGGGGCGGGCTACCGTGGTAGCCTTGCCATTACAGGAGACGGAGCGCCGCTGGAAGTCGGTCACCTCGCAATGGCCTATCATGCATGCCATGCTTCACGGTGTCAGCCGGGATCAATTTATGGCGAGGCACCATGCAAATCATCTCAATGTGGCTTACGTGCCCTCGAGTGATGTCGCGAAGAAAGCTCTTGCCGCGAAAGCAGCCATGATGTTGCATCTAGGTATTCGAGTAAACCTCTGCGGCACCGAAGCCTAG